Genomic window (Flavobacteriales bacterium):
ACGACAAGGTGAAGAACATCGAGTACGTCGCGGACATGATCCGCAAGCTGGTGCCCGGTGCGCGCGTCGCCGTGGGCCATGGGCAGCTCGAAGGCCACAAGCTCGAATCCGTGATGATGGACTTCATCGAAGGCGAGACTGACGTGCTCGTCTGCACCACCATCGTGGAGAACGGCCTCGACATCCCGAACGCGAACACCATCATCGTGAACGAGGCGCAGAACTTCGGCCTCAGCGACCTGCACCAATTACGCGGCCGCGTGGGGCGTAGCAACAAGAAAGCCTTCGCCCATCTGCTTGCTCCCAGTCCGCACCTCTTGCCGGACCTCTCACGCAAGCGCCTGCAGGCCATCGAACAGTTCAGCGATCTGGGAAGCGGCATCCACATCGCAATGAAGGACCTCGACATCCGTGGTGCGGGCGATCTGCTCGGCGCGGAACAGAGCGGCTTCGTAAACGATATCGGCTTCGAGACCTACCACAAGATCCTTGAAGAGGCCGTGCGCGAACTGAAGGACGAGCACTTCAAGGAACTCTTCGAAGACCGCCAACTCGCACGCGGTGCCACTCGCTACCGCGCCGACGACTGCGTATTGGAAACGGATCTGCGCATGATGATCCCCAACGATTACGTCAGCGAAACGGCCGAACGCCTCGCGCTCTACCGCGCATTGGACAATCTGAAGGACGCCGAGGAGCTGGAGAAATTCAGCGCGTCCATCGCGGACCGCTTCGGCCCGGTCCCCGCACAAGTGCAGGACCTGATGGAAGCGATCCGCCTGCGCTGGAGCGGCGAGCGCTTAGGCTTGGAGAAGATGAAGTTGAAGCAGGGCAAGCTCATCGGCACCTTCATCGCAGACCAGAAGCATCCCTTCTTCGGGAGCGAGATATTTACTGCGATACTACGCGCCGTGCAGCAGCAGCCGCGCAAGTTCAAGGTTTACGAGAAGAACGGAACGTTGCGGCTTTCCGTGGGGGAAGTCACCACTATGCAACAGGCGAAGGAGGCGCTGGAGGGGGTGCTGGCGGTGGCTGCGTGAGCTAATGGGAAACGTGCCATTCCTTGGTCAACCATTTTTCCAGCCTCACTGATCCAACTTCCTCTTCCTGTAGCTAAGTTGCCATTCGCTGGTTGACCGAAACCACGTCACTCATTCTCATGAACACCTCTAACATCATCTTCTACAGCACCCCGCAGGGTGAAGTTCATATCGAGGTCTTCTAAGAGGAAGAGACCTTCTGGCTTACCCAGAAGAAGATAGCTGAGTTGTTCGGCGTGGAGGTGAATACGATCAACTACCATCTGAAGGAGATCTACAAAGGGGCTGAGCTTCAGGAGAGGCAACTATTCGAAAAATTCGAATAGTTCAATTGGAGGGTGATCGAGAGGTTGCACGGGATGTGGATCATTACAATTTGGACGTGATCATCGCAGTCGGCTATCGTGTGAATAGTACACGTGCCACCAAGTTCCGCATCTGGGCCACAAACACACTGAAGGAGTTCATCATCAAAGGTTTTGTGCTGGACGATGCAAGATTGAAACAGGGCAAGCAATTCGGGCAGGACTACTTCGAGGAACTCCTGAGCGCATTCGGGAGATCCGCGCCAGCGAACGCAGGTTCTACCAGAAGATCACCGACATCTACGCACTTTCCGTCGACTATGATGCGAAGGACGAGAGCACCCGTAGCTTCTTTGCGAGCGTGCAGAATGAATTGCATTGGGCCATCACCGGCAGAACCGCTGTGGAGACCATCTATGCCGAGGTGGATGCCGCCAAGCTGAACATCGGCTTGCGCACATGGAGGCACGCGCCCAAAGGCAAGATCCTGAAGAGTGATGTGACCGTTGCCAAGAACTATTTGGACGAACAGCACCTCAGTGAATTGAACCGGATCGTGAGCGCTTATTTGGACCTTGCCGAGAACCGCGCACAACGCGGCATCGTCATGCGCATGGCCGACTGGATCGAATTCCTGAAGGATTTCCTGCAACTATCGTCGTACCCGCTGTTGGCCGACCAAGGCAAGGTGAGCGCACTGGAAGCCAAGCTGAAAGCCGAAGGTGAATTCGAGAAATTCCGTGTCGTTCAGGATAGGATGTATGAGTCGGACTTCGATCGTGAAGTGAAGCGGCTGAATGCGGACATGGCAACGAAGGAGAGAAAGACGTAGTCGTTCGACCCTGGCGAAGGGTCATTGACGCTTATCATCCTTCGCCAACAACACTTCCAACCTCACCACGCCAACCGTCCTCAAGGAACGAACACCCGTTGCACGACCATGCCCTTGCTGTGCATGATCCGGAGGATCATCACACCTTGAGCACCGTCCGTTGGAATGCGACCAATACCCTGACCGTTCAACTGTCCGCTGGCGATCCGTGCTCCACGCGTGTCCAGGAGCTGATAGGTCGGGTTCTCGAGTGATGTCGATCCCAAGTCCACGAGGACCGCATCATTATCCACGCGAACGAGAATCCCGGAAGCTCCGATGGAAGCCACCTCCGTACTCAGCTCCACCACGATACCGACCGGCACCGGTGCGTAGAACGGCGAAAGGGTCACGACACGGATCCGATAGTCGGTGCCTGGTAAAGTACCAGCGGGGATCGTGCATGGAATGCTGCCGGTAGCGAAGGTGCTGTTCGTTGTCCCGATCACGGTGGCTGCGGAGAAATCACCGTTCACGTCGGACAGCTCCACATTAAAGTCGGTCGCGGCGAGAGGTTCTCCGTTCGTGGTGTAGGCCACGTTCAGGTCGAAGCCGGAACCGGCGCTCACATAGGCGATCTGTTCATCGGGGGTCGCATACAGATTGTAGATCAAGCCCATATCATCGAACCAGGCCTGCGTTCCAACGACGCTGATCGTGCTGTCACCACAGGACATGGCGAGCAACACGTGTTCCGGCTGGCGGTTGTCGAGGTAGACAAAGGGAACGGAGAAGCGCGTCCATTCCGTTTGATCGACCTCCGGGCCGACCCATGTCGCAGCACCGACCCAGTTCGGATAGGTATCGAACATCGGCAGCTTGCCTTGGTCCACGTGCATCAACGCCGTGATCTTCGCATGGTCCCCGGGTTGGGGCGTCGCCTTGAACCAGCCGATGAGGCTGTCCGGGCGGGAACCACATACCGTGTTCCAATCGGCATTTGCAAGATCGGAGAAGACGTAACTGTTCGCGACCGTGAACTCCGCATGCACTCGACCATTGGTGAGCAGCCCCGCAGCTGGGCCAGCAATGGAACTCACCGTACGAAGGTTCGCCGAGAACGATCCGGTATGCGCATCGGGATCCTGCCAGCACAGTTGAGGAGCGAAGTTGTTGATAACGGTCCCCCCATCGCTCGTCTTCACGGAACTCCATTCCAACGGCTCCTCAGTGGCCGTTCCCACATTGTTCCAATCCTCGAAACCGGCGTTCTCCAATTGTGGTTGTGCCCAAAGCAGGGGTGCCAGGCTTAGCGCGCCGACGAGCGAAATGTTACGGTAAAGCTTGTTCATGGGGTAAATCTAATGGCAGAACCGGGCCGGTGTGCCGATCCCCCGCAGCGTTTGATCGTGCAATGGATCCCGAAAGCCGGATCTTGTTCACAATGGTGTGAAGGAGATCCAGGAAGACCATTCCTCACCGGGCCGTGTACCGCGATACCTTCGCGCCATGCCCCCGAACCCTAGCGATCGCTCCAAGATCGACCTCAGCTTCCTCAGCGGTCCGCGTTCCCGATGGAAGGAATTCAAGACGCTTTTTGAGATTGCGCAACAGTTCTTCTATGGTTTCCGCAGGCTGCATTTCGTGGGGCCTTGCGTCACGTTCTTCGGGAGTGCGCGCTTCAAGGAGGACCATCCCTACTACGAGGCAACGCGCTCATTGGCGCGACGCGTGGGGCGCGTGGGCTTCACGGTAATGACCGGCGGCGGACCCGGCGTGATGGAGGCCGCAAACCGCGGCGCGCGCGACGTGGGCGCCACCAGCGTGGGCTGCAACATCGTCCTGCCGCATGAGCAGTACGCCAACCCCTACCTCGATGTCGACCTCACCTTCGACCACTTTTTCGTGCGTAAGGTGCTGCTGCTGAAGTACAGCATCTGCTTTGTGGTGATGCCGGGCGGCGCGGGGACCATGGATGAGCTGTTCGAGACGGTGACCTTGATACAGACCGGCAAGGTGAAGGGATTTCCGATCATCTTGTACGGCAAGACCTATTGGGCACCGGTACTGGAGCAACTGAGGCAGATGATC
Coding sequences:
- a CDS encoding TIGR00730 family Rossman fold protein, with product MPPNPSDRSKIDLSFLSGPRSRWKEFKTLFEIAQQFFYGFRRLHFVGPCVTFFGSARFKEDHPYYEATRSLARRVGRVGFTVMTGGGPGVMEAANRGARDVGATSVGCNIVLPHEQYANPYLDVDLTFDHFFVRKVLLLKYSICFVVMPGGAGTMDELFETVTLIQTGKVKGFPIILYGKTYWAPVLEQLRQMIAAGTIGAEELSFVHVVDNVEEATEVLQEQLVTMWQQQKGKGAHLPEWWFQDQPIKGRNFRDRKV